From one Methylomonas paludis genomic stretch:
- a CDS encoding methylenetetrahydrofolate reductase → MKVSFEIVPRSWSAFSEQYRFVESLGSAINIINVPDIQRFSIRSWEVGSQINTRQYQYIPHLRAIDFKLEGSALFRIVEEHQLSELLLVSGDPPEGLKREFYNTNVVDLIRVLKRRFPELKIYAGFDPHRQGLQDECQYIQRKIDVGAGGFFSQPFYDPRLIEIYADYLQGQDVYIGISPITSPASMNYWEVKNKVLFPRSFRPDYAWNIDFANQVLQTAATAGLNIYFMPIRIDLQKYFSQIKFPG, encoded by the coding sequence ATGAAAGTTTCTTTTGAAATTGTCCCGAGAAGCTGGTCGGCATTTAGCGAACAGTACCGCTTTGTAGAGTCGCTGGGCTCCGCTATTAATATTATTAATGTTCCGGATATTCAACGTTTTTCGATTCGTAGCTGGGAAGTGGGCAGCCAGATCAATACCCGGCAATATCAATATATTCCGCATCTGCGCGCCATTGATTTCAAGCTGGAAGGCAGCGCTTTATTCCGAATTGTTGAAGAACACCAGCTTAGTGAATTATTGCTGGTGTCCGGTGATCCGCCGGAGGGTCTGAAACGCGAATTTTATAATACCAATGTGGTGGATTTGATTCGGGTGCTGAAGCGGCGTTTTCCTGAGCTGAAGATTTACGCCGGTTTTGATCCGCATCGCCAGGGTTTACAGGACGAATGCCAATATATTCAGCGTAAAATAGATGTCGGCGCCGGTGGTTTTTTCTCGCAGCCATTTTATGACCCGCGTCTGATTGAAATTTATGCCGATTATCTGCAAGGTCAGGATGTCTATATTGGTATCAGTCCCATCACCAGTCCGGCATCAATGAATTACTGGGAAGTCAAAAACAAAGTCCTGTTTCCGCGCAGCTTTCGACCTGATTATGCCTGGAATATCGATTTTGCCAACCAGGTGCTTCAGACTGCGGCGACGGCTGGTTTAAATATTTATTTCATGCCGATCAGAATCGATCTGCAAAAGTACTTCAGTCAAATCAAATTTCCCGGCTAA
- a CDS encoding TolC family protein, producing the protein MLKHFLKSTTAVILLGLSLAFDVYGKSVEIGIDETLAIFYQQNLDLIAAQYNIEQSRADQLIAGAIPNPSIGLQFLELAGRPNMGSSAQGCNPSPTSSCGIAQYYSFSQLIEMAGKRGLRIQSSGFATQAAESDFQDAVRVFSNMVRDSYFQLLLSQKNRWLAQEIVNHYQQIIAANSLRFKKGDIAESDFLRVKMEAMRAQSDLDNAQTAVEQAQAGLAVILRWPDNSLLFEAKEDWPLMLDIGQSLTKNDLIDKAMNLRPDLQADKHRLAQAEKELELARRLKYPDVTVNAGYAHDPSNNNLNSFFVGLNLPVPLFYQYQGESDKAAVNLNQNRLAVEQTQLGIRNDVLSTLAAWQSADKIVQRFQSGLLDDALSVRNSSELAYSKGATGVLDFIEAQRSYKNVMRDYFEAMVNRTNAYYDFAKALGLESQPETASTKTFSRPESE; encoded by the coding sequence ATGTTAAAACATTTTTTAAAGTCTACAACAGCAGTTATCTTGTTAGGCTTAAGCTTGGCTTTTGATGTTTATGGCAAAAGTGTAGAAATCGGGATTGATGAGACACTGGCGATTTTTTATCAGCAAAACCTGGATTTGATTGCCGCCCAATATAATATAGAGCAATCTCGCGCCGATCAATTAATTGCTGGTGCAATTCCAAATCCCAGCATAGGCTTGCAATTTCTGGAACTGGCCGGCCGACCAAATATGGGCAGCTCTGCTCAGGGTTGTAATCCCAGCCCGACATCCTCATGCGGTATTGCTCAATATTATTCGTTCAGCCAATTGATAGAAATGGCCGGTAAACGCGGCTTGCGCATCCAGAGCAGCGGCTTTGCCACCCAGGCCGCTGAAAGCGACTTTCAGGACGCGGTGCGGGTTTTTTCCAATATGGTCAGAGACAGCTATTTTCAATTATTACTCAGCCAGAAAAATCGTTGGCTGGCCCAGGAAATCGTCAACCATTATCAGCAAATCATTGCTGCCAATAGTTTACGGTTCAAGAAAGGCGATATTGCCGAATCTGATTTTTTACGAGTAAAAATGGAAGCCATGCGCGCACAATCTGATTTGGATAACGCCCAAACAGCTGTGGAACAGGCTCAGGCTGGTTTGGCTGTGATTCTGCGCTGGCCAGATAATAGTTTGCTGTTTGAAGCCAAGGAAGATTGGCCATTAATGCTGGACATCGGCCAAAGTCTGACCAAAAACGATTTGATAGACAAAGCCATGAACTTACGACCGGATTTACAAGCCGACAAACACCGGCTTGCCCAGGCTGAAAAGGAACTGGAATTGGCGCGTCGTTTGAAATATCCGGATGTCACCGTTAATGCCGGTTATGCCCATGATCCCAGCAATAATAATCTTAACTCTTTCTTCGTCGGGCTAAATCTGCCGGTACCACTGTTTTACCAATATCAGGGTGAGTCTGATAAAGCCGCCGTAAATTTGAACCAGAATCGTCTGGCGGTAGAGCAAACCCAGCTTGGCATCCGCAACGATGTATTAAGTACTCTGGCCGCATGGCAAAGCGCGGATAAAATCGTACAGCGTTTTCAGTCTGGTTTACTGGATGATGCGCTGTCTGTACGTAACAGTTCGGAACTGGCGTATAGTAAAGGTGCAACCGGGGTGCTGGATTTTATTGAGGCCCAACGCAGTTATAAAAATGTGATGCGCGATTATTTTGAAGCCATGGTTAATCGTACCAATGCCTATTATGACTTTGCTAAAGCCCTGGGGTTGGAATCACAACCAGAAACGGCAAGCACTAAAACCTTTTCTCGGCCGGAATCTGAATAA
- a CDS encoding efflux RND transporter periplasmic adaptor subunit: protein MNKYLHLPKKPYLLGLALVVLLNACSSAPDAQPAKPPRAPTSGEVILDANSPKKAYVKVAALALEQHPLLQPLAGKIVYDESLTSRISSPVAGRVINTPLALGSPVQPGTTLLELSSPDVADAEAAYIKADADLVLANNILQRQQQLYEGKAIALKDLELAQDGYHTAQSELQRALNRLKNLHINPHQSDGRFALRANLPGIVVERSVNPGMEVRPDLDTPLFVISDIKKLTVLMEVYEVNIGKIKPGQKLSVTVPAYPDQEFAATVRYIGQVLDENTRTVQVRCDLPNSDGRLLPGMYATITIKSAPDDQAILIPLTAIFTEDDADYVFVEIAENHYKQRAVEIGLRLKDKAVISSGLQPNERLVTEGALMLRTEEEVETDVKTAQ, encoded by the coding sequence ATGAATAAATACCTGCACTTACCTAAAAAACCATACCTGCTGGGCTTAGCGCTGGTCGTCCTGCTCAATGCCTGTTCATCGGCACCTGATGCCCAGCCAGCCAAACCACCTAGGGCTCCGACATCCGGGGAAGTGATTCTGGATGCCAATTCCCCCAAAAAGGCTTATGTAAAAGTTGCTGCGCTGGCATTGGAGCAACACCCTCTGCTGCAACCATTGGCCGGTAAGATTGTTTATGATGAAAGTTTAACCTCACGCATCAGCTCCCCAGTAGCCGGTCGGGTTATCAATACCCCACTGGCACTGGGTAGCCCGGTTCAGCCCGGAACCACCTTGCTGGAACTCAGCAGTCCGGATGTAGCCGATGCTGAAGCGGCTTATATTAAAGCCGATGCCGATTTGGTGCTGGCCAATAATATACTGCAACGCCAGCAACAGCTTTATGAGGGCAAAGCCATCGCCTTAAAAGACCTGGAACTTGCTCAGGACGGTTATCACACTGCCCAAAGCGAGTTGCAACGCGCTCTAAACCGGCTAAAAAACCTGCATATCAATCCGCATCAAAGTGATGGCCGGTTTGCGCTGCGCGCCAATCTGCCCGGCATCGTGGTTGAGCGTAGTGTAAACCCCGGCATGGAAGTACGCCCCGACCTTGATACGCCCTTATTCGTGATTTCCGACATTAAAAAACTCACGGTACTCATGGAAGTTTACGAAGTTAATATAGGAAAAATCAAACCCGGCCAAAAATTATCGGTCACGGTTCCGGCCTATCCTGACCAAGAATTTGCCGCCACTGTACGCTACATAGGCCAAGTTCTGGATGAAAACACCCGAACTGTACAGGTGCGCTGCGATTTGCCGAATTCGGATGGGCGTTTGTTGCCGGGCATGTACGCCACGATTACTATAAAAAGCGCCCCTGATGATCAGGCGATTCTGATCCCGCTGACCGCCATTTTTACTGAGGACGATGCCGATTATGTATTTGTGGAAATCGCTGAAAATCATTATAAACAGCGGGCCGTGGAAATCGGTTTGCGCTTAAAGGACAAGGCTGTGATCAGCTCAGGTTTACAGCCCAATGAACGCCTGGTAACTGAAGGGGCTTTGATGTTACGTACCGAAGAAGAAGTGGAAACCGATGTCAAAACTGCTCAATAA
- a CDS encoding efflux RND transporter permease subunit yields MIEHIIAFCLQQRLMVIGAMLAIVVSGIIAFEKLPVQAFPDVQNVFVQVVTEFPGQAPEEVEKLISLPIERVMNGLPHLMNMRSISIFGLSVVTLTFDDSAEDYFSRQQVLERLRGADIPGTVQPQLGPLSTGIGEILRYVVEAKHLPLTEQRALEDWVIEPKIRSVQGVADVVGFGGGIKEYKVYAKPDRLKNYRISLTQVFDAIAANNANTGGGYIEHGDEALVVRGVGLLKTADDIGEIVVDSHDGVPVRIKDVAEISVGPQPRTGIVGMNQHNDVIEGIVLMIKGRDAVTVLEGVKQKIAELNDYGLPPGVKIKPIYDRTELVKHTVHTVEHNMLEGATLVLVILMVFLRRFLPALLVTLSIPVSLLSAFILLDFSAISANLISLGAIDFGIIVDAAVVMVEAVMVQVTLDLQRNADLRHMRQSLLVTATEMGRPILFSQAIIITAFLPIFTFQRVEEKIFSPMAFTLSFAFMASMVYSLTFVPAMLTYLLGPKLAERHNQLVHAMQFHYRRLLEWVLEHVRTVFITVVVALLLSLLSLRVIGTEFMPKLDEGNIWLTITLPTPVSLTTAKEFEQQVREKLESFSEVKMVVTQLGRPEDGTDPKGFNNLEILLDLYPKPTWRYKKKDQLIQAIDQELSIFPGIRSNFSQVIQDNVEEAISGVKGEIAIKIFGSDLDILQNRANQITRILESIQGATDVAAEQQAGLAQVIIDIDRSKVSRYGINVDDVEKVIEIGMGGKAASQFLEGERRFDITLRFQENARNSVSGLEALTVLTPSGQRIPLAELATIKVNQGASRISREDNMRRIAIKCNLIDRDQGSFVAEAQQKVAEQVDIPQGYHIVWSGQFENQQRAMKRLSVIVPISLGLIFILLFWAFMSIKNALLIVMNVPFAMIGGLLILLVTGINLSVSAAVGFIALFGVAVQNGVILVSQLNKLRREGLSLHDAIVNGAVGRLRPVVMTASMAMLGLLPAALSTGIGSETAKPFAVVIIGGLMTSTLLTLTLLPALYRYFAEAEEL; encoded by the coding sequence ATGATAGAACATATTATTGCCTTTTGTCTGCAACAACGCCTGATGGTTATCGGCGCCATGCTGGCCATTGTGGTTTCCGGGATTATTGCTTTTGAAAAGCTGCCGGTTCAGGCTTTTCCTGATGTGCAAAACGTGTTTGTGCAAGTGGTTACCGAATTTCCCGGCCAAGCTCCCGAGGAAGTTGAAAAACTGATTTCTCTGCCGATAGAGCGGGTGATGAATGGTTTACCGCATTTGATGAATATGCGTTCGATATCCATTTTTGGTTTGTCCGTGGTTACCCTGACCTTTGACGATAGTGCCGAGGATTATTTTTCCCGTCAACAGGTGTTGGAACGCTTACGTGGTGCAGATATTCCCGGCACCGTGCAGCCTCAGTTGGGACCGCTATCCACCGGCATCGGCGAAATATTGCGCTATGTGGTAGAAGCCAAACATTTGCCGCTGACCGAACAAAGAGCGCTGGAAGACTGGGTAATTGAACCCAAGATTCGTTCCGTGCAGGGCGTGGCTGATGTGGTTGGTTTTGGCGGCGGCATTAAGGAATATAAAGTTTACGCCAAACCAGACCGCCTGAAAAATTATCGCATCAGTCTGACTCAGGTTTTTGATGCGATTGCCGCCAATAATGCCAATACCGGAGGCGGTTATATTGAACACGGCGACGAAGCCCTGGTGGTCAGAGGCGTGGGTCTGTTAAAAACAGCCGACGATATTGGCGAAATTGTGGTGGACAGTCATGACGGCGTGCCGGTGCGCATCAAGGATGTGGCAGAAATCAGCGTTGGCCCACAACCGCGTACCGGCATCGTCGGTATGAATCAGCATAATGATGTCATCGAAGGCATCGTGTTGATGATTAAAGGCCGCGATGCGGTCACGGTACTGGAAGGTGTTAAACAAAAAATTGCCGAACTGAATGATTACGGCCTGCCGCCGGGAGTAAAAATTAAGCCGATCTATGATCGTACCGAACTAGTCAAACACACTGTGCATACCGTTGAGCATAATATGCTGGAAGGGGCTACTCTGGTGCTGGTGATACTGATGGTATTTCTGCGCCGCTTCCTGCCGGCTCTGCTGGTGACCCTGAGTATCCCGGTATCTTTGTTATCAGCCTTTATTTTGCTGGATTTCAGTGCAATTTCCGCCAATCTGATTTCACTGGGCGCTATCGACTTCGGCATCATTGTTGATGCTGCCGTGGTGATGGTGGAGGCGGTGATGGTGCAGGTAACCCTGGATTTACAGCGTAATGCCGATTTACGCCACATGCGTCAGTCGCTATTGGTCACCGCTACCGAGATGGGCCGGCCCATCTTATTTTCTCAGGCCATTATCATCACGGCTTTTTTACCCATTTTTACTTTTCAGCGCGTGGAAGAAAAAATATTTTCGCCTATGGCTTTCACGCTCAGCTTTGCCTTTATGGCCTCCATGGTCTACAGCCTGACCTTTGTGCCGGCAATGCTGACTTATTTATTGGGCCCTAAACTGGCGGAACGCCATAACCAGTTGGTACATGCCATGCAGTTCCATTACCGTCGCCTGCTGGAATGGGTGCTGGAACACGTACGCACTGTTTTTATTACTGTGGTGGTAGCTTTGTTATTGAGTTTATTATCCTTGCGAGTGATCGGCACCGAATTTATGCCCAAGCTAGACGAGGGTAATATCTGGTTGACCATCACCCTGCCGACCCCGGTTTCATTAACTACCGCCAAAGAGTTTGAACAGCAGGTTCGGGAAAAACTGGAGAGTTTCTCCGAGGTCAAAATGGTGGTGACACAATTGGGCCGCCCCGAAGACGGCACCGATCCCAAGGGCTTTAATAACCTGGAAATATTGCTGGATCTGTATCCTAAACCAACCTGGCGTTATAAGAAAAAGGATCAGTTAATCCAGGCCATTGACCAGGAGTTGTCGATATTTCCCGGCATCCGCTCCAACTTTTCCCAGGTAATCCAGGATAATGTTGAAGAAGCCATCTCCGGGGTAAAAGGCGAAATAGCCATCAAAATTTTCGGCAGCGATCTGGACATTTTGCAAAACCGCGCCAATCAGATCACCCGGATTCTGGAATCCATTCAGGGAGCCACCGATGTTGCTGCCGAACAGCAGGCCGGTTTGGCCCAGGTGATTATTGATATTGATCGCAGCAAGGTTTCCCGTTACGGTATCAATGTCGACGATGTGGAAAAAGTCATTGAAATCGGCATGGGCGGTAAAGCTGCCTCCCAGTTTCTGGAAGGTGAGCGGCGCTTTGATATTACCCTGCGTTTTCAGGAAAACGCCCGTAATTCGGTATCCGGACTGGAAGCATTAACGGTATTGACCCCCAGTGGTCAACGTATCCCTTTGGCGGAACTGGCCACTATCAAGGTCAATCAGGGAGCATCCCGCATCAGCCGCGAAGACAATATGCGCAGAATTGCCATCAAATGTAATCTGATTGATCGCGATCAGGGCAGCTTTGTCGCCGAAGCTCAACAAAAGGTGGCGGAACAAGTGGATATCCCGCAAGGTTATCATATTGTCTGGAGCGGCCAGTTTGAAAACCAGCAACGCGCTATGAAACGCCTGTCGGTCATTGTACCCATCAGTCTGGGCCTGATTTTTATTCTGCTGTTCTGGGCATTTATGTCCATCAAAAACGCCTTGCTAATTGTTATGAACGTACCGTTTGCCATGATAGGCGGCTTACTGATCCTGTTGGTTACCGGGATTAATTTAAGTGTATCGGCGGCAGTGGGGTTTATTGCCTTATTTGGGGTTGCTGTTCAAAATGGCGTGATTTTAGTGTCACAATTGAATAAACTGCGCAGAGAGGGATTATCTTTGCATGACGCGATAGTCAATGGCGCAGTCGGTCGCTTGCGCCCGGTGGTAATGACCGCCTCCATGGCCATGCTGGGTTTATTACCGGCGGCTTTATCGACCGGCATCGGTTCAGAAACCGCAAAACCTTTTGCGGTGGTCATTATCGGCGGTTTAATGACCTCCACATTATTAACATTGACCCTGCTGCCGGCACTCTATCGTTATTTTGCAGAAGCCGAAGAACTGTAA
- a CDS encoding P-II family nitrogen regulator yields MKEIRAYIQPHKLSQTTLALIKIPGFPGMTVSDCEGFGRERTEHNQDYKPYISKKRIEIFAPDNLVDIIFDTLMKVAHSGHHGDGKVYVIDAEKGGRISSGEIAVDLG; encoded by the coding sequence ATGAAAGAAATTCGCGCCTATATTCAGCCCCATAAACTCAGCCAGACTACGCTGGCGCTGATTAAAATTCCCGGCTTTCCCGGTATGACGGTCAGCGATTGCGAAGGATTTGGCCGGGAACGCACCGAACACAATCAGGATTACAAACCTTATATATCCAAAAAGCGTATCGAAATATTCGCCCCGGATAATCTGGTCGATATTATTTTTGACACGCTGATGAAAGTGGCACACAGCGGCCATCATGGCGATGGCAAGGTTTATGTGATAGATGCCGAGAAAGGCGGGCGGATTAGTAGTGGGGAAATTGCGGTTGATTTGGGTTAA
- a CDS encoding type I restriction enzyme endonuclease domain-containing protein, translating into MVKRILRNYKYPPDQQEAAIELVLQQVMGESINF; encoded by the coding sequence ATGGTTAAACGCATCCTGCGCAACTACAAATACCCGCCGGATCAGCAGGAAGCAGCCATTGAGCTGGTATTGCAGCAGGTGATGGGGGAAAGTATTAATTTCTGA
- a CDS encoding type I restriction enzyme endonuclease domain-containing protein yields MSSSRGYSLGFNAAEIRFYDASAVRELSDEILKNIAHELAENLRQNLSVDWSQRESVRSKLMANG; encoded by the coding sequence ATGAGTTCCAGTCGTGGCTACTCGCTAGGTTTTAACGCAGCCGAAATCCGCTTTTACGATGCCTCGGCTGTTCGCGAATTATCGGATGAAATCTTGAAAAATATCGCCCATGAACTGGCTGAAAATCTGCGCCAGAATCTCAGCGTGGATTGGTCGCAACGGGAAAGTGTTCGCTCCAAACTTATGGCTAATGGTTAA